The segment GGCAGAAACCCATCTCCTCGAGCAGCTCGAGGTCGTAGAGCGTGCGCTGCTCCAGCCGCTGCGCTTCCAGCAGCTTGCCTTCGCCGCGGAGCTCCGCCAGCCGCTCGCGCAGCTCCGCGCGGATTCCGGCGATCGCCTCCTTCATCCGCTCGGCGGTGGTGACGTAGTGGCTCGCCGGATAGATCGCCGCCTTGTCGACGCGTCGCTGGACCCTGCCGCGGATCGGATCGATCTCGTAGATCGCCTCGATCATGTCGTCGAAAAATTCGATGCGCAGCGCCGAGACGTCCTCGTAGGCCGGGAAGATCTCGACCACGTCGCCGCGCGCCCGGAAGGTTCCCCGGTGAAAGTCGGCGTCGTTCCGCTGGTACTGGATGTCGACGAGCTTTCGCAGAACGGCGTCCCGCTCGATCCGGTTGCCCTCCTCCAGGTAGACCATCAGGTCGAAGTAGGCCTCCGGCGAGCCCAGGCCGTAGATGCAGGAGACGCTCGCCACGATGACGGTGTCCCGGCGCTCGAGCAGCGCTTTGGTGGCGGAATGGCGCAGCTTGTCGATCTCGTCGTTGATCGACGCGTCCTTCTCGATGTAGGTGTCGGTCGACGGGACGTACGCTTCCGGCTGGTAGTAATCGTAGTAGCTGACGAAGTACCGGACCGCGTTCTCGGGGAACAGCTCGCGGAACTCGTTGTAGAGCTGCGCCGCCAGGGTTTTGTTCGGCGCCAGCACGAGGGTGGGCCGGTTCGCCGCGGCGATCACGTTCGCCATCGTGAACGTCTTTCCGGACCCCGTCACGCCGAGCAGCACCTGGTGCCGCTTCCCGCGCCGGAGCCCTTCGACCAGCTTTGCGATGGCGGCGGGCTGATCGCCTTGAGGCTTGAACTGCGAGACAAGCCGAAAGGGCCGCGCCTCCATATTCCGGGACATCAAATAAAATTACCATCGCTTGGCGGCGGTTAAAAGAAGGACCGGAGACCGGGCCCGGAGACCGGAAAACGGTCGTTCAGGCCGTCCAACGGCTGCGCTCCGTTCAGGCCGTGCTGCGGTTTGCGGCACGAGCCGCGAGGCGGCACGAAAAGTGCCCGGAAACCCGGAGCTGGAAACCGAATGCGCGGAGCGCGGCGAGAAAACGCTGGACGTCGGGTCCGGGCGCAGGATGCGTTGCGTTGCTCCGACCGGCGTGGGAGGATCTGGCGATGCGATTCCTCGAGAGGCTCCGGACCGCGGCGCGCGGGCTTCGGCGCGAGACCACGGCGCTCTATTTCGTCGCGCGGGATCCCCGCGTGCCGTGGCACGCCCGGATTTTCATCCTTTGTGTCGTCGGTTACGCGCTGAGCCCGCTCGACCTGATTCCCGACACGATCCCGATTCTGGGCTACCTGGACGACCTGATCCTGGTGCCCCTGGGAGTCTACGTTGCCCTGAAGATGGTGCCCGAGGCGGTGCTTCGGGAATGCCGCGAACGGGCGCTCGCGGGGCCGGCACCCGCTCCCAGCCGGCTGGCCGCCGCCGTCGTCGTGTTGCTCTGGATTGCCGCCGCGGCCGCGGTGGTGGGCTACTTCCTGTCGCTCCCCTGACCCCGCCCGAGCCGGGCCGTCATTTCACCGCCCACTTCTCGGCGCGAACGGTCACCAGCCTTCCCGGCTGGTTGAGCATGATCCTGGCGGCCGCCGCGGAAATCGGTTTTCCGAAAAGGCAGTAGCGCCGCCCCCCTTCCTCCTGCCCGTTCGCCCAGGCCGCGAACTCGTCCGGGGACGGCATGTGGCCCAGGTCGGCCGCGCAGCGGCGAACGATGAAGCCGAGCATCATCTTGGTAGCGCTTTTCTTGTTCGAAGGCCATCCAAACACGGCGTGACACCCGGCGCCTGCGCATCCGCTCCTAATCGATCATGTGCGTCGTCGCCCGCAGGTGCTTGTCGACCGTAGTATAGCCCTTCCACTGGTCGACGAGCCAGTAGCGGATGCCGAACTCGAAGCGCAGCTCCTTCATCTCGCGGTCGTAGGGATTGAAATGCTGGTGGTGCATCATTCCCGGGGGGACGTGAACCGCATCGCCCTGGTTCCAGTCGTAGCGCTTGCCGCCGATCTCCGAGTAGCCGTCGCCTTCGAGGGCGTAGAGGTACGCTTCGGGGTGGGCGTGGCTGTGGCTCTTCGTGTGCGGGAGGTCGACGAAGATCGAGCTGATCGCGACGCCGGTGGCTTTGAACCCGTTCTGCTTCCCGCTGCGGCCCATGAGGAAATAGGTGGCGCCGTGCTTGGACTCGTCCGATTTCTCCTGCTGGTGCTGGTGCATCGAAATCCGCCGGCCGTCCTCGGGCCAGTACTGGGACTCCTCCGGGGGAAACTGGGCCAGGAGCTTCGGATCGTTCTCGCCGCACGGCTCGAGCTGCTCCATCTTTCCCATGTAGACGCTGGCTTCCAGGTGCCAGGCCAGGCCCGAGAGATAGCCGACGGGGGTCTTTCCGGTGTTGAACAGCTGGTGCACGGAGCGGTAGGGAACGTGGAAGATGGTCCCGGGAAAGAAATCGTAGCGCTTCCCGTCGAGGATCATGAATCCTTCCCCGCTCTCGATGTAAATCGCCTCTTCGCCGTGCAGGTGCTTGCCGGTGTGCCAGCCTGCGGGGATCTCGGCCCGCATGAGGCAGCTCCCCCCGGTGGGAAAGCCCGTCTCCGGGGCGATCATGAGCGCTGCCCGGTAGTCCTGCACGGTCCGCACCCACTTCAGATCCTTCGCCCGGGCGACCCGCGGCGCCTCGTTCACGGTTGCTTCTATTTTCTTCGATCGCTCGAGCCACTCGCTGTAGAAATCGGCCATCGTTCCTCCCTCCGCTTCGCGGCAGTTCAAGGGTTTACGGCAGTTCAAGGGTTCAAGAGTTCAAGAGTTCAAGGGTTCAAGGAAAGAAGTCGCCGTGCTCCCGACCTCGCATCGAAATTTCCCGTCCCCGATTTGCAAGACTCCATGCTGCTCACCGGTGACCGGCGGAAAAACCGGAAACCGGAACTCTTACCTTGGTAACGAACAGGGCCGCTGTTTGTCAAATCCGCGGCTTCCCCCCTCTCCAAGTGCCCGGCGGGCTGCACAATCCTCGATCAGCCGCTGACCATGAAATCATCACGCCGCGCGGCCGCGGCGGCGGAGGGGCCGAAAAGCCGGTGAAACAGCGAGACGGAACGCTGGCATCGAAATCGCTTTGCGCGCCGGGAGCGATCTCGGCCGGCCGCGCGCCCGGCGGACCGGATTCGCTTTCGCCCGGGGTTTTATGCTAATAACCAATCGAACGTATGGCGATCCTTAAGGTCCAAGGGCTGGTCAAGACGTACCGGGACGTCCGGGCCCTGGACAACGTCAGCTTCGAGTTCGAGTCGGGGATTCTTTCCTTTCTCGGGCCCTCAGGTTGCGGGAAAACCACGCTGCTGCGGTCGATCGCGGGCCTGGAGGTCCCGGAAGCCGGCTCGATCTCGATCGCCGGCAAGGTTCAGACGTCGATCGAGCAAGGCATCCTGGTTCCGCCCTACTCGCGCGCGATCGGCTTTGTCTTCCAGAACTATGCCCTCTGGCCCCACATGACCGTCTATCGCAACGTCACCTTCGGACTCAAGCTGCGCAAGCTTCCCGAGGAGGAGATCCGGCGGCGCGCGCTTTCGGCCCTCGAGCTGGTCGGGCTCAAGGGAAAGGAGGAGCGTTATCCATCGCAGCTGAGCGGCGGCCAGCAGCAGCGGGTCGCGCTCGCCCGCAGCCTGGCGCTCGAGCCCCGCCTGATCCTGCTCGACGAGCCCCTGAGCAACCTGGACGCGAAGCTGCGCGAAGAGATGCGCGGGGAGCTGCGCAAGCTGATCAAGAAGGTCGGGATCAGCGCCCTCTACGTCACCCACGACCAGGAAGAGGCCTTCACCATCTCGGACGCGGTGATCGTCATGGAATCCGGCAGAATCCTGCAGTACGCCGCCCCCGACGAAATCTACAACCACCCCGCCCATCCCTTCGTGGCGTCGTTCATCGGTCACTCGGCGCTCCTCGACGGCAGGGTGGTCCGGGTGGAAGGCGAACGCTGGTTTGTCAACGTGCCGGACTTCGACAAGGTCCTGGTGTGCTCGGGGACCGGCAGCGTGCCGGCTGGCGCCGCGTGCAAGGTGGTGATCCGCACCAGCGAGATCCGCCTGAGCAACGAGCGGTTCCCGGACGGGACCGACAATGTCCTCGAGGGACAGATGCTCAGCCGCCAGTTCCGCGGCGGCCTGACCGACCATTTCATCCAGGTGGGGCGGCGCGAACTGGTGGTGACCTCGCACCGCCACTGTCCGATGGTGCGGCTCAACGGCCAGTCCGGAAAGACCTACCTCTCCATCGATCGCTCCGCGATCAGCGTCATCACGGAGCCGGCGGGCCCGGCCGATGGATAGCGCGACTCTGGCCGGACACCGGGCGAGCAGCGGCTGGAGCTCGCTGAAGATCGCCTACCGGCAGGGCACCGTGATTCCGCTGCTCGCCAGCGTCGTGGCGGGCGGTGCGATCGTCACGCCGATCGTCATCGTGCTCCTGCGCAGCCTGACCACCGGCAGGCTGGGAGCGGCGACCGGGTTCACCTTCGAGAACTACCTGCGCGTCTTCGCCGACCGCGACATTCTCGCGATGCTCAACAACTCGATCCTCTACGCGGCGGGATCCGCCGGCCTCGGCACCGGCCTCGGCGCCCTCCTTGCATGGATCGTCGCGCGCACGAACACTCCCGGCAAGGCCCTGGTGGAGCTGATGCCCCTCTATCCGATTCTGATGCCGCCGATCATGAAGAACATCGCGTGGATCCTCCTGCTCGCGCCCAAGTCGGGAATCCTCAACAACATGCTCCAGCAGGTTTTCGGCATCCAGGAGCAGGTCTTCAACGCGTTCAGCATGGCCGGCATGATCTGGGTTTTCGGCCTCGCCTGCGTGCCGCTGGGATACCTCTTCCTCCTGCCGGTCTTCCTCTCGTTCGACCCCTCGCTGGAGGAAAGCGCCTACATCGCCGGGAGCAAGCCGGTTCACACCATGCTCCACATCACGTTTCCGCTCGCGGTCCCGGCCTTCCTCTCGGCTTTCATCCTGAACTTCCTGCGCGGCCTGCGCTCTTTCGAGACGCCGGTGCTCCAGGGAACGCCCGCGGGCATCAAGGTTTTCGTCAGCCGCGTGTACGACTCCATGGCGCTCGAGTTCAACACGGGACTGGCGACCTCGTACAGCACCGTGCTGGTGGTGCTGTCGGTCCTTACGCTGTTGTTCTACGTTCGCGCCACCCGCTTTTCCGAGCGTTACGCCACGATCACCGGCAAAGGCTACCGGGTCAAGGTCATCGACATCGGTCCCTGGAAGTACGTGACGTTTCTCGCCGTGTTCCTCTACTTCATGGCGGGAATCGCGATTCCGTTCGCCGTCCTGATCATCGTATCGCTGATTCCCTACTTCGACTACGAGACCTTCATGAGCTTTCCCACCAGGATGGTGCTCACGAACTACTACACGGTCATGCGGCATCCGAGCTTCGTCACCGGCCTTTACAATTCCCTGGTGCTCTCGGTCACCATCGCCGTGGTCACCGTCCTGGCCGGCATCGTCATGGCGTTCACGATCTACCGGACGCGGGCGTACGGCACGAAGGTCTTCGAGTTCATCGGCACGCTTCCCCTGGCCTTCCCTCCGCTGGTCCTCTCCGTCGGGCTGGTGATCATCTTCCTCGGAACGCCGCTTTACAACAGCCTCTGGGCGCTGGGGCTGGGACTGTTCGTGGCCTATTTTCCGTACGCGTTCCGCAACGCGTCCGGCTCGATCGTGAACATCCACAAGGAGCTGGACGAGGCCGCCTGGGTGCACGGCGCCAAATGGCGCCACGTCTTCTTCAGCATCACGCTGCCGATCCTGAAGCCTTCGGTGGGCGGGGCGCTCTTTTACATTTTCGTCGAGGCGATCCGCAACGTCGACGTCGCGGTCCTGCTCACCTCGCCGGGCAACGAGTACGGTCCGGTGACCCTTTTCGAGTACTTTCGCGTCGGGCAGTGGGCCGAGGCGGCCGCCGGAGGCGTGATCTACCTGATCATCCTGATCGTCGCGGTCTCTTTCGCCAAGTTCGCGTTCAAAATGAAGTTCAGCCTGTGACCCGCCGTCCAATAGAAGAGATTCTCAAAAGGAGGACCCTATGTTCAGGAAAACAGCATCGGTTCTGCCCGCGGTTCTGATTTGGTCGCTTGCGCCGGCGCCGTCCGGGCTCGCGGCGGAAAAGGCGCCCGGCAAAGCACCGCCCAAGGCGCGGCGCGTGGAGCAGCAGGTCGGGAGCGCGGCCGCCACCGCCAAGGCGGCGAAGGCCTTCGAGCAGGTCAGCAAAGAGCTCTATCCGAAGGCGAAGCAGGAAGGCGCCCTGATCGTCTATTCCGTGTGGGACGTCGAGCACATTCGCGCCGTCACCGAC is part of the Candidatus Zixiibacteriota bacterium genome and harbors:
- a CDS encoding ABC transporter ATP-binding protein, with protein sequence MAILKVQGLVKTYRDVRALDNVSFEFESGILSFLGPSGCGKTTLLRSIAGLEVPEAGSISIAGKVQTSIEQGILVPPYSRAIGFVFQNYALWPHMTVYRNVTFGLKLRKLPEEEIRRRALSALELVGLKGKEERYPSQLSGGQQQRVALARSLALEPRLILLDEPLSNLDAKLREEMRGELRKLIKKVGISALYVTHDQEEAFTISDAVIVMESGRILQYAAPDEIYNHPAHPFVASFIGHSALLDGRVVRVEGERWFVNVPDFDKVLVCSGTGSVPAGAACKVVIRTSEIRLSNERFPDGTDNVLEGQMLSRQFRGGLTDHFIQVGRRELVVTSHRHCPMVRLNGQSGKTYLSIDRSAISVITEPAGPADG
- a CDS encoding iron ABC transporter permease, which translates into the protein MDSATLAGHRASSGWSSLKIAYRQGTVIPLLASVVAGGAIVTPIVIVLLRSLTTGRLGAATGFTFENYLRVFADRDILAMLNNSILYAAGSAGLGTGLGALLAWIVARTNTPGKALVELMPLYPILMPPIMKNIAWILLLAPKSGILNNMLQQVFGIQEQVFNAFSMAGMIWVFGLACVPLGYLFLLPVFLSFDPSLEESAYIAGSKPVHTMLHITFPLAVPAFLSAFILNFLRGLRSFETPVLQGTPAGIKVFVSRVYDSMALEFNTGLATSYSTVLVVLSVLTLLFYVRATRFSERYATITGKGYRVKVIDIGPWKYVTFLAVFLYFMAGIAIPFAVLIIVSLIPYFDYETFMSFPTRMVLTNYYTVMRHPSFVTGLYNSLVLSVTIAVVTVLAGIVMAFTIYRTRAYGTKVFEFIGTLPLAFPPLVLSVGLVIIFLGTPLYNSLWALGLGLFVAYFPYAFRNASGSIVNIHKELDEAAWVHGAKWRHVFFSITLPILKPSVGGALFYIFVEAIRNVDVAVLLTSPGNEYGPVTLFEYFRVGQWAEAAAGGVIYLIILIVAVSFAKFAFKMKFSL
- a CDS encoding YkvA family protein, coding for MRFLERLRTAARGLRRETTALYFVARDPRVPWHARIFILCVVGYALSPLDLIPDTIPILGYLDDLILVPLGVYVALKMVPEAVLRECRERALAGPAPAPSRLAAAVVVLLWIAAAAAVVGYFLSLP
- a CDS encoding cupin domain-containing protein → MADFYSEWLERSKKIEATVNEAPRVARAKDLKWVRTVQDYRAALMIAPETGFPTGGSCLMRAEIPAGWHTGKHLHGEEAIYIESGEGFMILDGKRYDFFPGTIFHVPYRSVHQLFNTGKTPVGYLSGLAWHLEASVYMGKMEQLEPCGENDPKLLAQFPPEESQYWPEDGRRISMHQHQQEKSDESKHGATYFLMGRSGKQNGFKATGVAISSIFVDLPHTKSHSHAHPEAYLYALEGDGYSEIGGKRYDWNQGDAVHVPPGMMHHQHFNPYDREMKELRFEFGIRYWLVDQWKGYTTVDKHLRATTHMID